Proteins encoded by one window of Acidobacteriota bacterium:
- a CDS encoding NADH-quinone oxidoreductase subunit N, with product MMSPALNAVIPIICVALAGLTCMLAEAFRERGERLPIGGLAMIGLVGAAISSVLLWGRRAESFGVVVADDFGLFVGLVLILIGILTVAFSSSLIERDKLPQGEYYALLLFAISGMMLMAVATDLVIIFLALEVFSLSIYVLTGLRREAFASTEAAFKYFLLGGFSSAFFLYGIAFTYGVVHSTRLDRIGAAMAAQSGGAVSPLVLVAMGLLLVGFGFKASAVPFHMWTPDAYEGAPTIVTGFMSTAVKAAAFAAFARVFLSALEPLRAEWVPVVWVLAICTMILGTVVGVAQTNVKRMLAYSSIAHGGYLLVALVAGNSAGKASILFYLAVYAVTNLGAFAVIALLGTRDKPVEQLDDYKGLWYSRPIASFILTVFLLSLGGFPPTAGFVAKWYVFTAAVSAGEYTLAIVGLLTSVVSVFFYLRVVVMMYMSGPVEDEAGPPLPRTALAALVVSVAVLFYLGVLPTRLLNLAASSISTIF from the coding sequence GCCTTGGCCGGCCTGACCTGCATGCTGGCCGAGGCGTTTCGAGAACGAGGGGAGCGCCTGCCGATTGGCGGCCTGGCGATGATCGGCCTGGTCGGCGCGGCCATCTCGTCGGTCCTGCTGTGGGGCCGCCGGGCCGAGAGTTTCGGCGTGGTGGTGGCGGATGATTTCGGCCTGTTCGTCGGCCTCGTGCTGATTCTGATCGGGATCCTGACCGTCGCGTTCTCGTCCAGTCTCATCGAACGCGACAAACTGCCGCAGGGCGAGTACTACGCGCTCCTGCTGTTCGCCATTTCCGGGATGATGCTGATGGCCGTGGCCACCGACCTGGTCATCATCTTCCTGGCGCTCGAAGTGTTCTCGCTGTCGATCTACGTGCTGACCGGCCTTCGGAGAGAGGCGTTTGCTTCGACCGAAGCCGCGTTCAAGTACTTCCTGCTCGGCGGGTTCTCGAGCGCGTTCTTTCTCTATGGCATCGCATTCACCTACGGCGTCGTGCACAGCACGCGGCTGGACCGGATCGGTGCCGCGATGGCCGCGCAGTCCGGCGGCGCCGTCAGTCCGCTGGTGCTGGTCGCGATGGGCCTCCTTCTGGTCGGCTTCGGCTTCAAGGCCTCGGCCGTCCCGTTCCACATGTGGACGCCTGACGCCTACGAAGGCGCGCCGACGATCGTGACCGGCTTCATGTCCACCGCGGTCAAGGCGGCGGCGTTTGCCGCGTTCGCGCGCGTGTTCCTGTCCGCGCTCGAGCCGCTGCGCGCCGAATGGGTGCCGGTGGTCTGGGTGCTCGCCATCTGTACGATGATTCTGGGAACGGTGGTCGGAGTGGCCCAGACCAACGTCAAGCGGATGCTCGCGTATTCGAGCATCGCCCATGGCGGCTACCTGCTGGTGGCGCTGGTGGCGGGAAACAGCGCGGGCAAGGCCTCGATCCTGTTCTATTTGGCCGTGTACGCCGTCACCAACCTCGGGGCATTCGCCGTTATCGCGCTGCTCGGCACGCGCGACAAACCGGTCGAACAGCTCGACGACTACAAGGGGCTCTGGTATTCGCGCCCGATCGCGTCGTTCATCCTGACGGTGTTTCTGCTGTCGCTTGGAGGATTCCCGCCGACGGCCGGATTCGTCGCCAAATGGTACGTGTTTACGGCCGCAGTCAGTGCCGGCGAGTACACCCTGGCCATCGTGGGGCTGCTGACGAGCGTCGTGTCAGTCTTCTTCTACCTGCGCGTGGTCGTGATGATGTACATGTCTGGACCGGTTGAGGACGAGGCGGGGCCGCCCCTGCCGCGGACCGCGCTGGCGGCGCTCGTCGTCTCGGTCGCCGTACTCTTCTATCTGGGCGTGCTGCCGACCCGTCTGTTGAATCTCGCCGCTTCGTCCATCTCGACGATCTTCTGA
- the selA gene encoding L-seryl-tRNA(Sec) selenium transferase, translated as MPDYRTIPSVEQLRQRPGVQVLVQQFGHGAVVEALRAETDALRQRMGATAVTGRGAAPMGREAAAELIEAGLAARLREMVRSSLGAVINATGVIVHTNLGRAPLSPAALAAVTRAGQRYITLEYDLERGARGHRDEHAEPLLCRLTGAESAVVVNNCAAATMLMMAALASGREVIVSRGELVEIGGGFRVPEVMAQSGAILREVGTTNRTRASDYAAAISDRTALILRVHRSNFTIEGFTEQPSLEELVALGREHGVTVVEDLGSGNILGGLAEATALGGFRLDEVPGLETLLRREPTVQASVAAGIDVVCFSGDKFLGGPQAGIIVGRRDRVQLIRRHPLMRALRVDKLTYAALVGTLTEYAVGRARESVPVVMMLMRTPAGIEGRARRLADAIGASGDYDTEIIDGRSTVGGGTSPGLTLPTRLLALTHRSLSPDSLESALRRLEPAVIGRIDRDRVVLDLRTVFEDEDDVLAAGLLGLPG; from the coding sequence ATGCCCGACTATCGAACGATTCCCTCCGTCGAGCAACTCCGACAGCGGCCGGGCGTGCAGGTGCTCGTCCAGCAGTTCGGCCACGGTGCGGTGGTGGAGGCCCTCAGGGCGGAAACCGACGCGCTCAGGCAGCGGATGGGTGCCACCGCTGTCACTGGCCGCGGCGCCGCGCCGATGGGGCGCGAAGCGGCCGCCGAGCTGATCGAAGCGGGGCTCGCCGCGCGTCTGCGCGAGATGGTCCGGTCGTCGCTAGGTGCGGTGATCAATGCGACGGGCGTGATCGTGCACACGAACCTCGGCCGCGCGCCGCTGTCGCCGGCCGCGCTGGCTGCCGTGACCCGCGCCGGCCAGCGGTACATCACATTGGAGTACGACCTGGAGCGGGGCGCGCGCGGGCACCGCGACGAGCACGCCGAGCCGCTGCTCTGCCGATTGACCGGCGCCGAATCGGCTGTCGTGGTCAATAACTGCGCTGCAGCAACGATGCTGATGATGGCCGCCCTGGCGTCGGGCCGCGAGGTCATCGTATCGCGGGGCGAACTGGTCGAAATCGGTGGCGGCTTCCGCGTGCCAGAAGTGATGGCGCAGTCCGGCGCCATCCTGCGGGAGGTCGGCACGACCAACCGCACCCGGGCGTCGGACTACGCGGCGGCCATCTCCGACCGCACGGCGCTCATCCTGCGCGTGCATCGATCGAACTTCACGATCGAGGGCTTTACCGAGCAGCCGTCACTCGAGGAGTTGGTGGCGCTCGGCCGCGAGCACGGCGTCACGGTCGTCGAGGACCTGGGCAGCGGCAACATCCTGGGCGGGCTCGCAGAAGCGACAGCTCTGGGCGGCTTTCGGCTCGACGAGGTGCCAGGGCTCGAGACGCTTCTTCGAAGAGAGCCAACCGTGCAGGCCAGCGTTGCGGCCGGCATCGACGTGGTCTGCTTCAGCGGAGACAAGTTCCTTGGCGGCCCTCAGGCCGGGATCATCGTCGGCCGCAGGGACAGGGTGCAGTTGATTCGGAGGCATCCGCTGATGCGGGCCCTGCGCGTCGACAAACTGACGTACGCCGCGCTGGTTGGCACGTTGACCGAGTATGCCGTCGGCAGAGCACGAGAGAGCGTTCCTGTGGTGATGATGCTGATGAGGACACCTGCCGGGATCGAGGGCCGCGCCAGGCGACTGGCCGACGCCATCGGGGCGTCAGGCGATTACGATACCGAGATTATCGACGGGCGATCGACAGTCGGGGGTGGAACGTCGCCCGGGTTGACGCTCCCGACGCGGCTCCTTGCCCTGACGCACCGCTCGCTCTCGCCAGACTCGCTCGAATCTGCCCTGCGCCGGCTCGAACCGGCCGTCATCGGGCGCATCGACCGCGACCGAGTGGTGCTTGATCTTCGCACGGTGTTTGAAGATGAGGACGATGTGCTCGCGGCTGGGCTGTTGGGGCTTCCAGGGTAA
- a CDS encoding cold shock domain-containing protein: MRITGKVKWFNNAKGYGFIEREGGSDVFVHYSAIQGNGFRALEEGQAVEFEIVDGPKGPQAGNVTKI, encoded by the coding sequence ATGCGCATCACAGGCAAGGTGAAGTGGTTCAACAACGCAAAGGGGTATGGGTTCATCGAACGTGAAGGCGGCAGCGACGTCTTCGTCCACTACTCCGCCATCCAGGGCAACGGGTTCCGTGCACTCGAAGAGGGCCAGGCCGTCGAGTTCGAGATCGTCGACGGGCCCAAGGGGCCTCAGGCTGGTAACGTCACGAAGATTTAG
- a CDS encoding DUF2723 domain-containing protein, with protein sequence MTRLDGALAALAAAMAFGVYLATMFPGLSSSGDAAKFAFVGKVLGIPHEPGYPLYVLVSHLFSYLPLGSLAYRANLFSAVLAALSVAIGYFLVRSLGGGRVAAFSATLGMGFGRAFWGKALYAKAYPLNAVLVAAGMLMLLRWGVHRRRKDLYWAAGIFALSAANHLIVIALLPALLLYALLTNARELLRPRTLVVIAALVMFALTLYGVIPLRTWQQAPYLEARATSLSELVDVMMARRYWNEIGAFSVRALLSVRMPTVTGLVGREFTWIGLPLLAAGFLVLARRKPREALLCGLGALGVMTLTANMSSNEDEGFLLPVFILWWPVVGVGLQGVFNAVRRAPPTVAGVLAIGLTAVIPARQVTANYEPNDHHRRTFEIRYFDALFARLPDRSAFVGDTYGVNMMVFYKLYGEQAAGTRDVRWIPSKHEQVAQAWRDGYDVLAFGQGRRDLVDYGFQFEPVALLGEPVSEYLPVVRDRWIVAIAAAPGAVPGLKLTDGRPWNIVGATRGALAGRPRAPYGLVGAMGAHGPGLEATWADGFDLFVEAGHQIGRTGVVAPVSIRVAAGAASAVVTVDGVERARTERGAVIAIINPLGEVEAHALDPQWDLRVPFDMRLLPLYRLTRAGTCADLGSDKNWRDVSAMVADGRAAVRIDNFRSFEGRMILYLSADGVLAPTVTRTRGRGRPLLTFSTFATGNPSERDALQRALQADGLLELGPLAAAASISRLEVRVNDEGDFAALTIDFGGRPARATMRAEVDQNTPERATICGMSAR encoded by the coding sequence TTGACTCGGCTCGACGGTGCGCTCGCGGCGCTGGCGGCGGCGATGGCGTTCGGAGTGTATCTCGCGACGATGTTTCCCGGGTTGTCCAGCAGCGGGGATGCGGCGAAGTTTGCCTTCGTCGGCAAGGTGCTCGGCATACCACACGAGCCTGGCTACCCGCTGTACGTCCTGGTCTCGCACCTGTTTTCCTACTTGCCTCTCGGATCGCTCGCGTACCGAGCCAACCTGTTCTCGGCCGTGCTGGCGGCGCTCAGCGTGGCGATCGGGTACTTCCTCGTGCGCAGCCTGGGTGGGGGCCGTGTGGCCGCGTTTTCGGCAACGCTCGGAATGGGCTTCGGCCGGGCGTTCTGGGGAAAGGCCCTGTATGCGAAGGCGTACCCGCTGAACGCCGTGCTGGTTGCCGCGGGGATGTTGATGCTGCTGCGGTGGGGCGTACACCGGCGTCGGAAGGATCTGTACTGGGCGGCCGGTATCTTCGCGTTGAGCGCGGCCAATCACCTCATCGTCATCGCGCTGCTTCCCGCGCTCTTGCTGTACGCGCTGCTGACCAATGCTCGCGAACTGCTGCGGCCACGCACGCTCGTCGTCATCGCCGCGCTCGTCATGTTCGCGCTCACGCTCTATGGCGTGATTCCCCTGCGCACGTGGCAGCAGGCGCCGTACCTCGAGGCCAGGGCGACAAGTCTGAGCGAGCTGGTCGACGTCATGATGGCGCGCCGGTACTGGAACGAAATCGGAGCCTTCTCGGTTCGCGCCCTCCTGTCCGTACGAATGCCCACAGTGACGGGGCTCGTGGGGCGCGAGTTCACATGGATCGGACTCCCGCTGTTGGCGGCGGGATTCCTGGTGCTCGCGCGACGCAAGCCCCGGGAAGCGCTCCTGTGCGGCCTGGGCGCGCTGGGAGTCATGACCCTCACGGCCAACATGAGTTCCAACGAGGACGAGGGGTTCCTGCTGCCGGTCTTCATCCTCTGGTGGCCAGTGGTTGGCGTAGGCCTGCAAGGCGTGTTCAATGCCGTCCGGCGCGCGCCGCCGACGGTGGCCGGCGTCCTCGCGATCGGGCTGACGGCCGTGATCCCCGCGCGCCAGGTCACGGCCAACTACGAACCGAACGATCACCACCGCCGAACGTTCGAGATTCGTTACTTCGACGCGCTGTTTGCCAGGCTTCCAGACCGGAGCGCGTTCGTGGGCGACACGTACGGCGTGAACATGATGGTGTTCTATAAGTTGTACGGGGAACAGGCCGCTGGCACACGCGATGTGCGTTGGATCCCCTCCAAGCATGAACAGGTCGCGCAGGCGTGGCGGGACGGGTACGACGTGTTGGCGTTCGGCCAGGGGCGCAGAGACCTGGTTGACTACGGCTTTCAGTTCGAGCCCGTCGCCCTGCTCGGGGAACCGGTCAGTGAGTACTTACCCGTGGTCCGCGACAGATGGATTGTGGCAATTGCGGCCGCGCCTGGGGCCGTGCCCGGATTGAAACTGACGGACGGACGGCCATGGAACATCGTCGGCGCGACTCGCGGCGCGCTCGCCGGGCGGCCGAGGGCCCCGTACGGCCTGGTGGGCGCGATGGGCGCGCACGGTCCGGGGCTGGAGGCCACATGGGCTGACGGCTTCGATCTATTCGTTGAGGCCGGTCATCAGATTGGTCGGACCGGAGTCGTCGCGCCGGTGTCGATTCGGGTAGCCGCCGGCGCTGCCAGCGCGGTCGTGACGGTCGATGGCGTGGAGCGTGCCCGCACCGAGAGAGGCGCCGTCATAGCCATCATCAACCCGCTGGGCGAGGTCGAGGCGCACGCTCTGGATCCGCAGTGGGACTTGCGGGTGCCGTTCGACATGCGCCTGCTTCCTTTGTACCGGCTGACGCGTGCCGGAACCTGCGCGGATCTCGGCAGCGACAAGAACTGGCGGGACGTATCGGCCATGGTCGCGGACGGACGCGCGGCCGTGCGGATCGACAATTTCCGTTCGTTCGAAGGTCGGATGATCCTTTACCTGAGCGCAGACGGCGTACTGGCGCCGACCGTCACGCGAACCCGGGGCCGTGGACGGCCGTTGTTGACGTTCTCCACCTTCGCGACCGGCAACCCGTCCGAGCGGGACGCGTTGCAGCGGGCGTTGCAGGCGGACGGACTGCTCGAACTGGGGCCGTTGGCCGCGGCGGCATCCATCTCACGCCTCGAGGTGCGAGTGAACGACGAAGGGGATTTCGCGGCGCTGACGATTGACTTCGGCGGCCGGCCGGCACGCGCGACTATGCGCGCCGAGGTTGACCAGAACACGCCGGAACGCGCGACGATCTGCGGGATGTCCGCGAGATAG
- the purH gene encoding bifunctional phosphoribosylaminoimidazolecarboxamide formyltransferase/IMP cyclohydrolase, whose protein sequence is MRALISVSNKSGIVEFARGLAARKFSIVSTGGTAKALAAAGVPVLQVSDVTGAPEMMDGRVKTLHPVIHGGILARRDHWGDREALAKFGIEPIDLVVVNLYPFRETAADRSATFDHVIENIDIGGPSMIRGAAKNFRDVLVAVSPADYGRVLEALDAPDGPGLALRLELAQKAFAHTADYDTAIANELEAVAVADGSCTRTPRGDSLGPRLLVAMRKLRTLRYGENPHQPGAWYVPGDLTDADLPAVLQGKELSFTNLLDTDAACRIVTEFAEPAAVVIKHTNPCGAATGATLAEAYIRARDADALSAFGGIVGCNREIDEATARAIASTFIEAVIAPAISEAALAALAAKKNLRVVIAPVAFGAVASSGRGIGHLDLRTALGGLLAQEQDRVVEARDPWPAAGVPEVVTKRSPTEAEYRALRFAWRVCAHVKSNTVVFTSEDRTLAIGAGQTSRVDAVRVATLKAATAGVSLQGSVAASDAFFPFRDGLDAVVSAGATAIVQPGGSVKDAEVIAAADEHGIAMVFTRRRHFRH, encoded by the coding sequence ATGCGAGCGTTGATCAGTGTGTCGAACAAGTCAGGCATCGTCGAATTTGCTCGTGGTCTGGCGGCCAGGAAGTTCTCCATCGTGTCGACGGGTGGCACCGCCAAAGCGCTTGCCGCTGCAGGGGTGCCGGTGCTCCAGGTGTCGGACGTGACCGGGGCGCCGGAGATGATGGACGGCCGCGTCAAGACGCTGCATCCGGTCATCCATGGCGGCATTCTGGCGCGACGCGATCATTGGGGAGATCGGGAAGCCCTGGCGAAGTTCGGCATCGAGCCCATCGATCTTGTGGTCGTCAATCTCTACCCGTTTCGCGAGACGGCGGCCGACCGGTCGGCGACCTTTGATCACGTGATTGAGAACATCGACATCGGCGGGCCATCGATGATACGCGGGGCGGCCAAGAACTTCCGGGACGTGCTGGTGGCGGTGTCGCCGGCCGACTACGGTCGGGTGCTGGAAGCGCTCGACGCGCCGGACGGTCCCGGCCTCGCGCTTCGTCTGGAACTGGCGCAGAAGGCGTTTGCCCACACGGCCGATTACGACACCGCGATCGCCAACGAGCTCGAGGCCGTGGCGGTCGCCGACGGCAGCTGCACGCGCACGCCGAGGGGCGACTCCCTGGGGCCCCGCCTGCTCGTGGCGATGCGCAAACTGCGCACGCTGCGTTACGGAGAGAATCCGCATCAGCCCGGAGCGTGGTACGTGCCTGGCGATCTGACTGACGCTGATCTCCCTGCGGTACTGCAGGGCAAGGAACTCTCGTTCACGAATCTGCTCGATACGGATGCGGCCTGCCGCATTGTCACCGAGTTCGCCGAACCGGCCGCCGTCGTCATCAAGCACACGAACCCGTGCGGGGCGGCAACCGGAGCGACGCTCGCCGAGGCGTACATCCGGGCGAGGGATGCCGACGCGCTCTCCGCGTTCGGAGGCATCGTGGGCTGCAATCGCGAGATCGACGAAGCGACGGCGCGCGCGATTGCCTCGACGTTCATCGAGGCGGTGATTGCGCCCGCCATTTCCGAGGCCGCCCTCGCCGCGCTCGCCGCCAAGAAGAACCTCCGCGTGGTCATCGCGCCGGTCGCCTTCGGGGCGGTGGCCTCAAGCGGCCGCGGGATTGGACACCTGGATTTGCGAACAGCGCTGGGAGGCCTGTTGGCCCAGGAACAGGACCGGGTTGTCGAAGCGCGCGATCCCTGGCCCGCGGCGGGCGTCCCCGAGGTGGTCACGAAGCGCTCGCCAACCGAAGCCGAATACCGCGCCCTGCGCTTTGCGTGGCGCGTCTGCGCCCACGTCAAGTCGAACACCGTCGTCTTTACCAGCGAGGATCGGACCCTGGCTATCGGTGCGGGCCAGACGAGCCGCGTCGACGCCGTAAGAGTGGCGACGCTGAAGGCCGCCACCGCCGGCGTCTCGCTTCAGGGATCAGTGGCTGCGTCAGACGCGTTCTTCCCGTTCCGGGACGGACTCGACGCGGTCGTGTCGGCAGGGGCGACGGCCATCGTTCAACCCGGCGGGTCGGTCAAAGACGCCGAGGTGATCGCGGCGGCCGACGAACACGGCATCGCGATGGTGTTTACCCGGAGGCGGCACTTCCGCCACTAG
- the rfaE1 gene encoding D-glycero-beta-D-manno-heptose-7-phosphate kinase, with product MTSVLSAARARELVARFGNGSVLIVGDVMLDHFVIGRVSRISPEAPVPVVEHDHDEYRIGGAGNVANNVGALGGAVELVGLIGEDRDAEILCGELRACQIGCSGLVSEPSRRTTTKQRIVTTRNQHVARVDYENDADAGPAAEQALMARVERHIARASVVVVSDYLKGVVTRGLTSRIVELARTRQVPVLIDPKIPHIDYYAGAIMVTPNHHEAEVATHMRIRSDEDATRAGRVFMERARCLSVLITRGEQGMSLVDPIGDMHFPAVAREVADVTGAGDTVIAALALSLAAGATRGEAAQLANHAAAIVVGHFGAATVTPAELLGSFSG from the coding sequence ATGACGTCTGTCTTGTCCGCCGCCCGTGCCCGCGAATTGGTGGCTCGCTTCGGTAACGGTTCGGTGCTGATTGTCGGCGACGTGATGCTCGATCACTTCGTGATCGGCCGCGTCAGCCGCATCTCGCCGGAAGCGCCGGTCCCGGTCGTCGAGCACGATCACGACGAGTACCGGATCGGGGGCGCCGGCAACGTCGCGAACAACGTCGGCGCCCTGGGTGGCGCAGTCGAACTGGTCGGCCTGATCGGTGAGGATCGGGACGCCGAAATCCTGTGCGGCGAGCTTCGGGCCTGTCAGATCGGATGCAGCGGGCTTGTCAGCGAACCTTCGCGACGCACCACGACCAAGCAGCGCATCGTCACGACGCGAAACCAGCACGTGGCGCGCGTCGATTACGAAAATGACGCCGATGCGGGGCCTGCGGCCGAACAGGCGCTGATGGCGCGCGTCGAGCGGCACATCGCCCGCGCCAGCGTCGTCGTCGTGTCCGACTACCTCAAAGGCGTCGTCACGCGCGGACTGACGTCACGAATTGTCGAATTGGCGCGTACGCGGCAGGTGCCCGTACTGATCGACCCCAAGATCCCGCACATCGACTACTACGCGGGCGCCATCATGGTCACGCCCAATCACCACGAGGCTGAGGTGGCGACGCACATGCGCATCAGGTCCGACGAGGACGCCACGCGCGCCGGACGCGTGTTCATGGAACGCGCGCGCTGCCTGAGTGTGCTCATTACCCGAGGCGAGCAGGGAATGTCGCTGGTCGATCCAATCGGCGACATGCACTTCCCCGCCGTGGCGCGCGAGGTCGCCGATGTCACCGGCGCTGGAGACACCGTGATCGCGGCGCTCGCGCTCAGCCTGGCCGCCGGGGCCACCCGCGGCGAGGCGGCCCAACTGGCCAACCATGCGGCCGCGATTGTCGTCGGCCACTTCGGCGCCGCCACCGTGACGCCGGCGGAGTTGCTCGGATCGTTCTCGGGCTAG
- a CDS encoding O-antigen ligase family protein — translation MKRVRLEQVAVWSFYGFVGALQWSIFAAEVLAAAMAICWIAMLVKGRARIDAPRFFWPLVAYAVLTLVSAVFSVDPATSIEDCKQLLLFAVVPATYEIARAGRARTAITIAITLGAASAAYGVMQFGLLHFDSLGQRPHGTMGHYMQYSGLLMMVTTAAAARVLFDTRDRTWPAVVLPALMVALALTFTRSAWVGTGVALALLFLIKDVRLVGVLPVLLIVFFTLAPLQVKERMYSMFDMKDPTNRDRIAMLREGAGMVAANPLTGMGPNMVERVYVRFRDPEAVERINPHLHNVPMQIAAERGLLALGAWLWFVGSAAAGLVALMRRSRSKVLPATGLGTIAAMLGAGMFEHNFGASIFLMFFLVLLTLPFAAERPRSSASADSPEH, via the coding sequence ATGAAGCGTGTGCGTCTTGAACAGGTGGCGGTCTGGTCGTTCTACGGGTTCGTGGGAGCGCTCCAGTGGTCGATTTTTGCGGCGGAGGTGCTGGCCGCGGCGATGGCGATCTGCTGGATCGCGATGCTCGTCAAGGGCCGCGCCCGCATCGATGCGCCGCGGTTCTTCTGGCCGTTGGTCGCCTACGCCGTACTGACGCTGGTGTCGGCGGTGTTTTCGGTCGATCCGGCTACCAGCATCGAGGACTGCAAGCAGTTGCTGTTGTTCGCGGTCGTCCCGGCCACGTATGAAATCGCCCGCGCCGGCCGCGCGCGCACGGCGATCACGATTGCCATCACGCTCGGGGCGGCCAGCGCCGCGTACGGCGTCATGCAGTTCGGCCTCCTCCATTTTGACAGCCTCGGCCAGCGCCCGCACGGAACGATGGGCCACTACATGCAGTATTCGGGGCTGCTGATGATGGTGACGACCGCGGCCGCCGCCCGTGTCCTGTTCGACACGCGCGACCGCACGTGGCCGGCGGTCGTGCTGCCGGCGTTGATGGTCGCGCTGGCGCTGACCTTTACGCGCAGCGCCTGGGTGGGCACCGGCGTGGCGCTGGCGCTGCTGTTCCTGATCAAGGACGTTCGCCTGGTCGGCGTGCTGCCCGTCCTGCTGATCGTCTTCTTCACGCTGGCGCCGCTCCAGGTGAAGGAACGCATGTACTCGATGTTCGACATGAAGGATCCGACCAACCGGGACCGCATTGCCATGCTGCGCGAGGGCGCCGGCATGGTGGCCGCCAACCCGCTGACCGGGATGGGCCCGAACATGGTGGAACGGGTGTACGTCCGCTTCAGGGATCCCGAGGCTGTCGAACGCATCAATCCGCACCTGCACAACGTGCCGATGCAGATCGCGGCCGAGCGCGGCCTGCTCGCACTCGGCGCCTGGCTCTGGTTCGTCGGCAGCGCCGCCGCCGGCCTCGTCGCGCTGATGCGCCGCAGCCGCTCCAAGGTCCTCCCCGCCACGGGGCTTGGCACCATCGCCGCAATGCTTGGCGCCGGCATGTTCGAACATAACTTCGGCGCGTCGATCTTCCTGATGTTCTTTCTCGTACTGTTGACCCTGCCGTTCGCCGCCGAGCGGCCGCGATCGTCGGCATCCGCCGATTCGCCGGAACACTAG
- a CDS encoding glycosyltransferase family 9 protein, whose protein sequence is MTTPAVRALRRAYPEARLTYLVEPQAAPVVEANPHLDAVVVAPLLSGLRRWRTDAALGLRLRRERFDLVIDFHGGPRSSWLALATGAPVRVGYAVKGRGWMYTQQVARPRGHHERHSVRNQWDLLESVVPGVPPPTPASDPVEMPEQAAASARLEAKLRELGISLDAELVVVHVGAGNEFRRWPEQSFAELVAALSTLWPNRRIILTTGAAQAARAETVRRLASSLGAGVDGPTVACNFDLAEVRSLFGRAALFVGGDSGPAHIAAATTIPMVVIYGPTTASVWGPWRDPELVTEIVDVGPLPCRPCDQRRCEPGDFRCLRGISPAAVVAAAERALGRERTRRVSSLIL, encoded by the coding sequence TTGACGACGCCGGCGGTGAGGGCGCTGCGCCGGGCGTATCCGGAAGCCAGGCTCACCTACCTCGTCGAGCCGCAGGCCGCGCCTGTCGTGGAGGCCAACCCACACCTGGATGCGGTCGTCGTGGCTCCCCTGCTCTCGGGACTTAGGCGGTGGCGCACTGACGCCGCGCTCGGACTGCGCCTGCGGCGCGAGCGGTTCGATCTGGTCATCGATTTCCACGGCGGCCCCAGGAGTTCATGGCTGGCGCTCGCCACCGGCGCACCGGTGAGGGTCGGCTACGCGGTCAAGGGCCGCGGGTGGATGTACACGCAGCAGGTGGCGCGCCCCCGCGGACACCACGAGCGGCATTCGGTGCGCAACCAGTGGGATCTGCTCGAATCCGTGGTGCCCGGCGTGCCGCCGCCGACGCCGGCATCAGACCCGGTGGAGATGCCGGAGCAGGCGGCCGCCTCTGCGCGACTCGAGGCGAAGCTGCGGGAGCTGGGGATCAGTCTTGATGCCGAACTGGTGGTCGTCCACGTGGGGGCGGGCAACGAGTTCCGGCGCTGGCCAGAACAGTCGTTTGCCGAACTCGTGGCGGCGCTGTCCACGCTGTGGCCGAATCGGCGTATCATCCTCACGACCGGCGCCGCGCAGGCCGCGCGGGCTGAGACAGTCAGACGTCTGGCGTCGAGTCTCGGAGCCGGCGTCGACGGGCCGACGGTCGCGTGCAATTTCGATCTGGCCGAGGTGCGGAGCCTCTTCGGCCGGGCGGCCCTGTTTGTCGGCGGCGACAGCGGCCCGGCGCACATCGCCGCGGCGACCACGATCCCGATGGTGGTCATCTACGGGCCGACCACCGCATCGGTCTGGGGCCCCTGGCGGGACCCGGAGCTGGTCACCGAGATTGTGGACGTGGGCCCGCTGCCCTGCCGCCCGTGCGACCAGCGCCGCTGCGAGCCGGGCGACTTCCGTTGCCTGCGCGGGATCAGCCCGGCGGCTGTGGTGGCAGCCGCCGAACGTGCGCTGGGGCGAGAGCGGACGCGGAGAGTGTCGAGTCTGATCCTATGA
- a CDS encoding Trm112 family protein has translation MPVNPELLEILVCPACKTSPVVPVNEGAGLKCQACGRVYPVRDDIPVMLIDEATIEAPSSRS, from the coding sequence ATGCCCGTCAACCCGGAATTGCTGGAGATTTTGGTGTGCCCCGCCTGCAAGACGTCGCCGGTGGTCCCGGTCAACGAGGGCGCGGGTCTCAAGTGCCAGGCCTGCGGGAGAGTGTATCCCGTCAGGGACGACATCCCGGTCATGCTGATTGACGAGGCCACGATCGAGGCCCCGTCCAGCCGGTCGTGA